One genomic region from Phoenix dactylifera cultivar Barhee BC4 unplaced genomic scaffold, palm_55x_up_171113_PBpolish2nd_filt_p 000046F, whole genome shotgun sequence encodes:
- the LOC103711973 gene encoding structural maintenance of chromosomes protein 4, with amino-acid sequence METESRDPGMDPRIGSPAPSSRKPRLFIKKMVLRNFKSYAGEQRIGPFHKSFSAVVGPNGSGKSNVIDAMLFVFGKRAKQMRLNKVSELIHHSSNHQNLESAGVSVHFQEIIDLDDETYKAVEGSDFIITRVAFRDNSSKYYINDRGSNFTEVTKKLKAKGVDLDNNRFLILQGEVEQISLMKPKAQGPHDEGFLEYLEDIIGTNQYIDKIEEAYKQLEVLNEKRTAAVQLVKLAEKERDSLESVKNEAEAYMLKELTLLKWQEKATKLAYDDATSRIAPLRENVSSLQENLTNEREKIQQNSTALKELEVVYNRYMKRQEELDTDMRTCKEQFKEFERQDVKYREDLKHLKQKIKKTENKLEKDTSKIDELLKENEESSNLIPKLEQEIPKLQRLLLDEEKILEEIKERSKDETERHRSELMEVRAELEPWENQLIGHKGKLDVACAESKLLKQKHDAAQAAFEDAQRQMDDIVGKIKQKKTHNAEVQTMIEKNRLEASEARKLEQECIKKQELLIPLEQAARQKVTEFMSILESERSQGSVLKAILHAKESKEIEGIYGRLGHLGAIDGKYNVAISTACPGLDFIVVETTLAAQACVELLRRKNLGIATFMILEKQVDHLRKLKEKVKTPEGVPRLFDLVTVKDERLKLAFFAALGNTVVAKDLDQATRIAYGGEREFRRVVTLEGALFEKSGTMSGGGGKPRGGKMGTSIRESVSGEAVANADKELAQLVDQLNDLRQRIGEATRRYQASEKAEAHLEMELAKSQKEIDSLNVQHSYIEKQLDSLKSATEPKKDEVNRLKELDRIISAEQAELERLVKCSSNLKERATELQKKIENAGGEMLKNQKLKVMKIQSDIDKTSTEINRHRVKIATGEKMVKKLTKGIEESKKEKEKFIEEKEKMMTVFKEIEQKAFLVQENYKKTQELLDQHKDVLDETKAEYNKLKKSMDELRAAEVDVDYKLQDMKKLMKDWEMKVKGFNKKLDDIQRDLVKHMDQIQKDAIDPEKLQATISDESLNDACDMKRAMEIVALLEAQLKDMNPNLDSVSEYRKKALLYNERVEELNAATQERDDLKRQYDGLRKKRLDEFMLGFNIISLKLKEMYQMITLGGDAELELVDSLDPFSEGVVFSVRPPKKSWKNIANLSGGEKTLSSLALVFALHHYKPTPLYVMDEIDAALDFKNVSIVGHYVKERTRDAQFIIISLRNNMFELADRLVGIYKTDNCTKSITINPGSFVDCGKAA; translated from the exons ATGGAGACGGAGTCGAGAGATCCAGGCATGGATCCAAGAATTGGGTCGCCGGCGCCGTCGTCGAGGAAGCCGCGGCTCTTCATCAAGAAAATGGTGCTGCGGAACTTCAAATCCTACGCCGGCGAGCAGCGGATTGGCCCCTTCCACAAG AGCTTTTCGGCGGTTGTAGGGCCTAACGGGAGCGGAAAAAGCAATGTCATCGATGCAATGCTCTTTGTGTTTGGGAAGCGGGCAAAGCAG ATGCGCCTGAACAAAGTATCCGAGCTGATACATCATTCCAGCAACCACCAAAACCTGGAAAGCGCTGGGGTTTCTGTTCACTTTCAAGAAATTATTGATCTG GATGATGAAACCTACAAGGCTGTTGAGGGCAGCGACTTTATCATTACTAGAGTTGCATTCCGGGACAATTCTTCTAAGTACTACATAAATGATCGTGGAAGTAATTTCACTGAGGTCACCAAGAAGCTGAAAGCAAAAGGAGTGGATTTGGACAACAATCGGTTTTTGATCCTCCAG GGTGAAGTTGAGCAGATCTCACTAATGAAACCAAAGGCTCAAGGGCCCCATGATGAAGGCTTCTTAGAATATCTTGAGGATATCATTGGAACAAATCAATATATAGACAAGATTGAAGAAGCCTATAAACA GCTTGAGGTCCTCAATGAAAAACGTACTGCAGCAGTGCAGTTGGTGAAGTTAGCTGAGAAAGAAAGGGACAGCTTGGAG AGTGTCAAGAATGAAGCAGAAGCCTATATGCTGAAGGAACTAACCCTTCTGAAATGGCAAGAGAAGGCGACTAAATTGGCCTATGATGATGCTACCTCCCGTATTGCTCCATTGCGAGAGAATGTATCCAGCTTGCAAGAAAATCTCACAAATGAAAG GGAGAAGATTCAACAAAATTCTACAGCCTTGAAGGAACTAGAGGTTGTGTACAACAGATATATGAAAAGACAAGAG GAGCTTGATACTGACATGAGGACTTGCAAAGAACAATTCAAGGAGTTTGAGAGACAAGATGTGAAATATCGAGAAGATTTAAAGCACCTAaagcaaaaaatcaaaaaaacagAGAACAAACTTGAAAAG GACACATCTAAAATTGATGAGCTTCTAAAGGAGAATGAGGAATCTTCAAATCTTATTCCAAAACTTGAGCAAGAGATTCCAAAGCTGCAACGCCTCCTGCTGGATGAAGAAAAAATCttggaagaaataaaagaaagatctAAAG ATGAAACTGAGAGGCATCGCTCTGAGCTCATGGAGGTTCGCGCGGAGTTGGAACCTTGGGAGAACCAACTGATTGGGCACAAAGGAAAACTTGATGTTGCTTGTGCTGAAAGTAAGCTTTTGAAACAAAAG CATGATGCTGCTCAGGCAGCATTTGAGGATGCTCAGCGACAAATGGACGATATAGTGGGCAAAATCAAACAAAAGAAGACACATAATGCTGAGGTCCAAACTATGATAGAGAAAAACAGGCTTGAAGCATCGGAGGCTCGTAAACTGGAACAG GAATGCATAAAGAAGCAAGAATTACTTATTCCTCTTGAACAAGCAGCCAGGCAGAAAGTTACAGAATTTATGTCTATTCTGGAATCAGAAAGGAGTCAGGGGTCTGTTCTAAAAGCAATATTGCATGCTAAAGAGTCAAAGGAAATAGAAGGAATTTATGGTCGATTAGGGCATCTTGGTGCAATTGATG GAAAATATAATGTTGCCATATCAACAGCATGTCCTGGACTTGATTTCATTGTGGTCGAGACAACACTTGCAGCACAAGCATGTGTGGAGTTGCTTCGAAGGAAAAATCTGGGCATCGCAACTTTCATGATCCTG GAAAAACAGGTAGATCATCTACGCAAGTTGAAGGAGAAAGTCAAAACCCCCGAGGGAGTTCCTCGCCTTTTTGATCTGGTTACAGTAAAGGATGAGAGGCTGAAGCTAGCCTTTTTTGCTGCATTGGGAAACACTGTTGTAGCAAAAGACCTTGATCAA GCTACTAGAATTGCGTATGGTGGAGAGAGAGAATTTCGACGTGTGGTGACACTGGAAGGTGCACTTTTTGAGAAGTCTGGTACAATGAGTGGTGGTGGGGGCAAGCCCCGAGGTGGTAAGATGGGTACATCAATCAGGGAAAGTGTTTCAGGAGAAGCTGTTGCAAATGCTGACAAGGAGCTCGCACAACTTGTTGACCAACTCAATGACTTGCGTCAAAGAATTGGTGAAGCTACAAGGCGTTATCAGGCCTCTGAGAAAGCTGAAGCCCATTTAGAAATGGAATTAGCTAAGAGTCAGAAGGAG ATAGACAGTCTGAATGTTCAACACAGCTACATCGAAAAACAGCTTGATTCACTGAAGTCTGCAACAGAACCGAAAAAAGATGAGGTGAACAGATTGAAGGAGCTGGATAGAATTATATCTGCTGAGCAAGCAGAACTAGAGAGACTTGTTAAATGCTCTAGTAATCTTAAAGAGAGA GCCACTGAACTTCagaagaaaattgaaaatgctgGCGGTGAAATGCTGAaaaatcaaaagttaaaagTCATGAAGATCCAGTCT GATATCGATAAAACCAGTACTGAAATCAACCGCCACAGAGTTAAGATCGCTACTGGAGAGAAGATGGTAAAAAAATTGACTAAAGGAATTGAAGAgtcaaagaaggaaaaagaaaaatttattgaggagaaggagaaaatgATGACTGTTTTTAAAGAGATAGAGCAGAAGGCATTTTTGGTTCAAGAAAACTATAAAAAAACTCAAGAG CTCCTTGACCAGCATAAGGATGTACTGGATGAAACAAAGGCAGAATACAACAAACTAAAGAAATCTATGGATGAGCTACGAGCTGCTGAG GTTGATGTTGATTACAAATTGCAAGATATGAAGAAGCTTATGAAGGACTGGGAAATGAAGGTGAAGGGCTTTAATAAAAAGCTTGATGATATTCAGAGGGATCTTGTGAAACACATGGACCA AATTCAAAAAGATGCAATTGACCCAGAAAAGCTTCAAGCAACTATAAGTGATGAGTCACTAAACGATGCCTGTGATATGAAAAGAGCAATGGAAATAGTGGCATTACTAGAAGCTCAGCTGAAAGACATGAATCCGAACCTGGATTCAGTTTCAGA ATACCGGAAGAAGGCTCTCTTGTATAATGAACGTGTTGAAGAGCTGAATGCCGCAACACAGGAGCGTGATGATCTGAAAAGGCAATATGATGGATTGAGAAAGAAACG GTTAGACGAATTCATGTTGGGATTCAATATAATATCCCTAAAGTTGAAGGAAATGTATCAG ATGATCACTCTTGGAGGTGATGCGGAACTGGAACTTGTTGATTCCTTGGATCCTTTCTCAGAAGGTGTTGTTTTCAGTGTTAGGCCCCCCAAGAAAAGCTGGAAGAATATTGCTAATTTATCTGGTGGTGAGAAG ACGCTTAGTTCGTTAGCTCTTGTATTTGCTCTCCATCATTACAAGCCCACTCCACTGTATGTTATGGATGAGATAGATGCTGCACTGG atttcaaaaatgtTTCGATCGTTGGTCATTATGTCAAGGAGCGAACAAGAGATGCCCAATTTATTATCATTAG TCTAAGAAATAACATGTTTGAACTAGCTGACCGACTCGTAGGCATTTATAAGACTGACAATTGCACTAAGAGTATAACCATCAACCCTGGGAGCTTTGTGGATTGTGGAAAGGCTGCTTAA